One Castanea sativa cultivar Marrone di Chiusa Pesio chromosome 4, ASM4071231v1 DNA window includes the following coding sequences:
- the LOC142632120 gene encoding phenylacetaldehyde oxime monooxygenase CYP71AN24-like: MAILLLLQQSWQEKYKITFIPLLPLLFLFSFLYVFKCIRSSGKPNLPPSPPKLPIIGNLHQLGSLPHRSLQALSKKYGPVMFFYFGHAPTLVVSSADMAREMMKTHDIVFSNRPKTTATNSLFYGCTDLSFSSYGEYWRQVRKICVLELLSLKRVKYFQYTREEEVSILINKVRDLCLKGVSINLSELLIENSNNIVTRCVFGKTFGEVDGKGKSSELPGKVMVLLAAFFWEDFFPFLGWIDILTGFKPSLKSTCGELDDFLDQVIEEHKTMKREDEHPNKKDFVDILLQLQKNGMLDFELSHDNLKAILLDMFVGGSDTTSTTLEWVMAELIRNQSIMKRAQEEVRRVVGNKSKIDVNDINQMDYLKCILKESLRLHPPTPLSAPRETLESLKFGGYDIPPKTRVFVNVWAIQRDPKLWDRPEEFIPKRFKDNPVDFIGQNFEFIPFGGGRRGCPGLTFGIAVVEYVLANLLCWFDWKLPTLNAQGEDLDMTEVNALTTFRKNPLHLVPILHSS; encoded by the exons ATGGCTATTCTACTGTTGTTACAACAATCATGGCAAGAGAAATACAAAATAACCTTTATTCCCCTCCTccctcttcttttccttttctcttttctttatgttttcaaatGCATTAGAAGTAGTGGAAAACCCAATTTACCTCCATCCCCACCAAAGCTACCAATCATTGGCAATCTTCACCAGCTTGGCTCACTTCCACACCGTTCTCTTCAAGCCCTCTCTAAGAAGTATGGCCCTGTAATGTTTTTCTACTTCGGCCATGCACCAACACTTGTGGTATCATCTGCAGATATGGCAAGAGAAATGATGAAAACACATGACATCGTTTTCTCAAACAGACCAAAAACCACGGCTACCAATTCCTTATTCTATGGATGCACAGACTTATCATTCTCATCCTATGGTGAATATTGGAGGCAAGTAAGGAAAATTTGTGTCCTAGAACTTTTGAGCCTCAAAAGAGTGAAATATTTCCAATATACAAGGGAAGAAGAAGTTTCTATATTGATTAATAAGGTACGTGACTTGTGCCTCAAAGGGGTTTCTATTAATCTAAGTGAGTTATTGATTGAAAACTCTAACAACATTGTTACAAGATGTGTGTTTGGCAAAACATTTGGAGAAGTGGATGGTAAGGGCAAGTCTTCAGAACTACCAGGAAAGGTAATGGTGCTATTAGCCGCTTTTTTTTGGGaggattttttcccctttttgggTTGGATTGATATTCTAACGGGATTTAAACCAAGTCTAAAATCCACTTGTGGAGAACTAGATGATTTTCTTGATCAAGTAATTGAAGAACACAAGACAATGAAACGTGAAGATGAACATCCCAATAAGAAAGATTTTGTGGATATTCTCCTCCAACTTCAAAAGAACGGCATGCTTGACTTTGAGCTTAGCCATGACAACCTCAAAGCAATCCTact AGACATGTTTGTTGGAGGAAGTGATACAACTTCAACAACTTTGGAATGGGTAATGGCAGAGCTCATAAGAAATCAAAGTATTATGAAAAGAGCACAAGAAGAGGTAAGAAGAGTGGTGGGAAATAAGTCAAAGATAGATGTCAATGATATCAATCAAATGGATTACTTGAAATGTATCCTCAAAGAAAGTCTAAGATTGCATCCACCAACTCCACTTTCTGCACCTCGAGAAACACTAGAAAGTTTAAAATTTGGAGGTTATGATATTCCGCCAAAAACAAGAGTATTTGTCAATGTATGGGCAATCCAAAGGGACCCTAAACTATGGGATAGGCCAGAAGAATTCATCCCAAAGAGATTCAAAGACAACCCAGTTGATTTCATaggtcaaaattttgaattcatcCCATTTGGAGGTGGGAGAAGGGGGTGCCCAGGATTGACATTTGGCATTGCTGTAGTGGAATATGTGCTTGCCAACCTCTTATGTTGGTTTGATTGGAAATTGCCTACCCTTAATGCACAAGGAGAAGACCTGGACATGACTGAAGTTAACGCTCTCACAACATTTAGGAAAAATCCTCTCCATCTTGTACCAATATTGCACTCTTCTTGA
- the LOC142632988 gene encoding uncharacterized protein LOC142632988: protein MLKWEAEHWWRSTKKTLPLEEDEILTWSIFLEAFYEKYFPESVWDEKEVEFMELIQGNKTVLQYEAKFTELSRFAPHIVADDVRKAKKFQRGLRPSIRTRMAALRLKSYYEVVETAKVVEKECEDYQRIRIQNNKRPKTEGFHKGNEHNKPFKKKTTVEPETKMVQQVVEVCQKCGKKHKGVCYRESGACFKCGQMGHRIKDCPAMKSELVAKPADVKQRPKVQGHMFAITGQDAKASKSVVTGTIPIFSHTARVLIDPGSTHSFVSCAYMKYADCVPELLDFELSVSTPLGGTMVAEFICKSCVIKIRENELLADLILLEIQEFDVILGMDWLAAYHANVDCYKKEVVFCIPSRPEFVFHGSRESLVSNVISAIHANKLLRKGCKGYLAYVVDNEKEGIKIDDIPIVTI, encoded by the exons ATGCTGAAATGGGAAGCAGAGCATTGGTGGAGATCTACCAAAAAGACCTTGCCACTTGAGGAAGATGAGATACTGACTTGGAGTATTTTCCTTGAGGCCTTCTATGAAAAGTATTTTCCAGAAAGTGTATGGGATGAGAAAGAAGTGGAGTTTATGGAGCTCATTCAAGGGAATAAGACGGTGTTACAGTATGAGGCTAAATTTACTGAGTTGTCTCGATTTGCCCCTCACATTGTGGCTGATGATGTTAGGAAGGCTAAGAAATTTCAGAGGGGACTACGACCAAGTATCAGAACTAGGATGGCAGCCTTACGATTGAAGTCTTATTATGAGGTTGTGGAGACTGCAAAGGTTGTTGAGAAGGAGTGTGAAGACTATCAGAGGATTAGGATTCAGAATAACAAAAGGCCTAAGACTGAAGGGTTTCATAAAGGGAATGAACACAATAAGCCATTTAAAAAGAAGACTACAGTAGAACCAGAGACTAAAATGGTGCAACAGGTAGTAGAGGTTTGTCAGAAGTGTGGTAAAAAGCATAAGGGTGTTTGCTATCGTGAAAGTGGGGCTTGTTTTAAGTGTGGTCAAATGGGTCATCGTATCAAAGATTGCCCAGCCATGAAGAGTGAGTTGGTGGCTAAGCCCGCTGATGTGAAGCAAAGGCCAAAAGTCCAAGGACACATGTTTGCTATTACTGGGCAAGATGCTAAGGCATCCAAGTCAGTAGTAACAGGTACCATTCCCATATTTTCTCATACTGCACGAGTTCTTATTGATCCTGGTTCTACTCATTCCTTTGTATCTTGTGCTTATATGAAATATGCTGATTGTGTGCCTGAATTGTTGGACTTTGAACTTTCTGTTTCTACTCCTTTGGGTGGAACTATGGTTGCTGAGTTTATATGTAAGTCTTGTGTGATTAAGATCAGAGAAAATGAGTTGTTGGCTGATTTGATTCTCTTAGAAATTCAAGAATTTGATGTAATCTTAGGCATGGATTGGTTAGCAGCTTATCATGCTAATGTTGACTGTTACAAGAAGGAAGTGGTGTTTTGTATTCCGAGTCGACCTGAATTTGTATTTCATGGGTCTAGAGAGAGCCTCGTGTCTAATGTTATTTCTGCCATTCATGCTAATAAGTTACTTAGAAAAGGTTGTAAAGGTTATCTTGCATATGTGGTGGATAATGAGAAGGAAGGGATTAAGATTGATGACATTCCTATT GTTACCATTTga